TTTAACTGGTTATCTGGTTGCCTTACCGCTTGATGTTGGTGGTTTCCTGCAACATCTCGTCGACAGTCTGGATGACCTTTGCGTTAGAAGAATACGCCCGCTGGGTTTTGATCATATCTGTCAATTCGCCCGCAACATCGGTTGTGGATTCTTCGCGAGCGAAAGAAACGATATCGCCGGTTGGGCCATCGCCGGCATCCCACAAGAAGAACGACCCGCTGTCCGGGGACGGCAGGTAGGTCTGCGAATCAAGTGTGACCAACCCGTTGGGGTTCGGCAGGTCAACCAACGGGATCTGGTAGATCGTGCGCGTAATGCCGGTGTCAAAGAAGGCGTGCACGAAGCCGTTTGGGTCGACCTCGACCGACGTCATGTTTCCGACCGGATACCCATCCTTCGAAATCGAAACCGGTGCAAAGCTGTCTGAAAGCTGCGTCATACCGTTGGAGGCGCCCAAGAGTCCGATATCAATTTCCATAGGTCCGCCCGCGACATTGACGATGAGCGCGCCGGTGGCCGGGTCATAAGCGCCACCGCTGGTTGTTGCGACCGAAAGCAAGGTGCCGCCAGCAGCCTGGCTGTCATCAAATGTAAGAATATACTCACCAATCACCGTGCCGGGCGTGGCCGTATCGGTGATGGTCATTGTCCATTCGTTTGATGATCCGGTCCCGGGAACCGTTGGGGCAAACTCGATCGCTATGTTTTCCGAAGTGCCCAGATTGTCGAAATATTCGATAGACAATTCTGAGTTAATGCCGTCTGCACCGGCTTCGGTTTCGGTCGCCGGCAGGTTTACGCCGAGATTGATGTGCGTTGTCGGTTCACCCGAGAATTGGTTAACGTTGATTTTCACCGGTTCCAGACCGTCAGAGGTGTCTCTTGGAAATGTCGGCACACTGCCGTCAGGAAGCGCTGGCCAGCCCATCAGGACAAGACCTGATTCGGTTACGAGATATCCTTCGTCGTCCGTGCGGAATGATCCGGTTGTCGAGAGATACATCTGAGGCGAACCGTTGTTCGCGTGGATCTCGGACGCCCGGGCAACGGGCAGCATACCCCGTCCACGCACCGCCAGGTCAGTGGGGTTCGATGTCGCAACCAGCGCGCCGCGCTGATCAATCAGACGTTGGGTTGTCGTGCGCACCCCGCCTGCCGAATAGGTGCCGCGTGTCGAGGAAATGACCATCGAATGAAAATCTGTCTCTGACCGCTTGTAGCCAAAGGTGGCAGAGTTCGCGATATTGTCCGAAATTGTCGCCAACCGGGTAGCGTTGGCGGAGAGACCCGCAACCCCGGCATTCAGCGAAGATGAAATTGTCATGGGATACGCCTTTCTGCTGCATCGACTATCAATTGGACCACATGCATAGCGTGCCCCGCTTAACAGCGTGCTAACGTCTAAAATGTATCAGACTTTCAATGATGGCTTCGGAGCAATGTTATTTCCAGACGGTTGTTCCTTACTGCCATCGGATTGCGCACGGCCGGACTTTTGTCGGCGTGGCCGGTGACCCGTTGAACACGCCTGCCATCCAGACCCGTCGTTTGCAGCAAACGACGCATGGCGTGGGCGCGTGCCGTCGAAAGATCCCAAACCGGATTATTGGCCAAAACAATCGGTTTTGCGCGCGTATGGCCACCAATCGCCAGATTGTTTTCCACCAATGGCAGGATACGGACCAGCATGTCGGCAAGATCCTTGAGCGCCCGTGTCGGCGTGTCCGTTTCGGGGTCGAACATTGCGACCTCGTCGAGATCGAAAATCTCGATGATCATCCCTTCATCGGTCACGCGCGTGATGATGTGCCTCAGGCGGGATTTCGCCGCATTGCTTTCGCCGCTGAAGCTTCGCAGCGCTACTTCGAGAGCCTCGAACGCCGCGGTCTCCGCCTGGCGGTTGTGGCTCTGCCCATCAGCATCGTCTTTTGATACTCCGTTTTCGCCGCGCGCCTGCTGTGCTTCGGTCGGACGCAGGTTGCTGGCGCCCATACCGTTTTGCGGTAGGGTCAATTCGGAAAAAACACTTTCGCCACCAAACGCTCCGTCGCCGCCACCCGAGACCCGGTTGATCGGTATGGTCGGGCTGAAATAATCGGCCACGCCTTTTCGTTGTTTTTCTGTCGTCGCGCTCAGCAGCCACATCAGCAGAAAGAAGGCCATCATGGCCGTCACAAAATCAGCATATGCGACTTTCCACGCACCCCCATGGTGCCCGCCGCCAGCGATGACTTTCTTTCGTTTGATGATGACTGGTGCCGCATTGCTATGCGCACTCATCTCCACCACCTTTTACTCACCCAACATGAGAATTAGCAGGGAAGAATTACCCGGATATTAACAGCCTGATTATCAGAGTTTGGAATGGCCGAATCGCGCATCAATTGCGCAGAAGAGTATTCCCCGGCTCAATTTTTGGCGATAATTCGATCTTGTTATCGGGAATATCTGTTGAGGTACTTCGGCTGCGCTCAAGGATGATTTCGGCCGCTTTCTGGCCAATTTCAAACCGGCATGCATCCATGGTGGCCAATTGTTTGGGCAGCCCTTGAAGCAATTCGACTCCGTTAAAGCCAGCCAGCCCGATCTGCCCCGGAACATCAATTCCCTTTTCCAGCAGATACAACAGACCACCCGCACCAATCATATCATTCGAATAGTAGATAAAATCGAGATCCGGGGTGCGCGACAGCACCGTTTCGGTCATTTCGCGCCCCTTGGCCAACGCGGAACCGCCGGAGTAGAACTCCTGATCGGCAATTTCGACCCCGGCCTTGGCAAGCGCCTGGGTGAAGCCCTCAAACCGTTTTCGCGCCCTATGATCGAGCGGCATCTTGGTCCCGAGAAACGCAATCTTGCGATAACCTTGGGCCACGATAGCCTCGCCCATCTTGCGCCCGGCGACACGATGGGAAATACCAACCATGGTATCGATCGGCATGCCATCCACATCCATGATTTCAACAACCGGAATGCCGCTTGTGCGCAGCATTGCCCGCGACGCCTCGGAATGTTCCAACCCTGCGATGATTACACCAGAGGGGCGCCACGACAGCATTTCGTAAAGCACCCGTTCTTCCTTTTCGGGAAGGTAGTCGGTGATGCCCACAACCGGCTGAAGGTCAGTGTCTTCCAGAGTGCGGCTGATCCCTGTCATGACCTCGGGGAAAACCATGTTCGACATCGAGGGAATAATCACCCCGACGAGGTTTACCCTCTGGCTGGCCAGGGCGCCGGCAATTTTATTGGGCACATACCCCAATCGTTTGGCGGTCCGTAGAACCTTTTCACGCGTGGCGTCGGAAACGTCTCCCCGGTTGCGCAAGACGCGGCTGACGGTCATTTCCGATACCCCGCAAGCTTCGGAAACATCTCGCAGGGTCAGGGGGCGTTTGTCGTCAATTGTCACGGGGACTCAACCGATTGGAAGCAATGGGCGAATGCTACATCAAAGCCCCGCAAATACGCAAGGCGCAGCGGCTTTGCTTGATACACAAGGCGTCGGTCTGGGCACCCGACCCAGTGCGGGTAATATTTGGCAAGACATTGATGGTGCGGATATGGTTTTGGTTGATCAGGGTAGTGCTTTGAAGGTTCCAGCAATTTTGCGCCCTGTTTCGGGCTGACAGCCGCAATTTGTCGCGGTAAGGAGAGGCAAGGCCCCGTGGCTCAACTGGATAGAGCAGCCCCCTCCTAAGGGGCAGGTTGCAGGTTCGAATCCTGCCGGGGTCACCAAGAGTATCCGAGAAATACCGCCCATTCACAGGGCTGTGTGAGGAGTTTGCGCCTGTGTGCCTGTCTATGTTGGCAGCTATGGCGGCAATCTCGTATATTGCCTCAAGCAAGTCCGCACGTCTTTGCGCAGCTTGAGGCGCCGCAATAGGCTAGCGCGTTGCAGTTGCACATGAATGCGTCGAGCAGCGGTTCGCAAACCCGACACGCCCAACTAATCAGGTCACCTAATAGGTCGTCCTGATGCCAAGCGTTATTGCGGTGTTGCTGTAAGAATTCAGCGCGATGTTCGACCGGTTGCGTTCGTGCTTTACCTTGATCACCGGCAGGAAACGCCCGACCTTCAGGGTCGAATTGTAGAACTCCGCCTCGATCGACAGCGAGCGGTCCTCGCGTCGGGCGCCTGCGATTATGCTGAAACCGTCGCGCCGGTCGATTCCGGCCGTTATATCCAGTCCGGCGACCAGCCCGCCCTTGAACGCATAGGACGCACCCAGTGACAGAGCGCCCTTGACCCCTGCCTGCAAGGGGGCGGCTGCATCGGTGTGCAGCACGAAGGCCTTCGCGCGCAAGACCGTCTGCGGGTTCAGCGCAAAAGACAGGTTTCCGCTCAACAAGGTGCGAGGCCCGTCAGCCAGCGTGAAGCTGTCGTGCGCAACGCGATAATGTTCGAAACCGACGCGGGCAAAAGCACGCCGCCCCAAAGGTGTATGCGCCGCGGCATAAACGCCGTAGCGATGGCTGTAGGGTGACCCGGCGGCGTATTCCTTGCCCGCAACAAGTCCTCCCTCGACCCAGGTGTTCGCCCTGATATCGCGGCGCAGCCCGGCACGACCTAGCACAAGCGTCTCACGCAAGCGTTGGTTTTCGTAGTATCGCACGACACCATCCAGCGACAGGTTGGCGCTCAGGGTTTCGTTAAATCGGGGCCGGACGCTAAACCCGGCGGACAGAATTGCGCCAGTCGCTTGTTGCGTGCGCAGCGTGTCGGGTATGGTCAGAACCAGACCGTCAATTGCAATTGTGCTGGCCACCGTGCCTTTTCCGGCGTTGGTGGCGGGCTCGATGCTGAAACCCAGCCTGACCGACCAGACCTTGCGCCGCGCGATCTGGTTCAGGATACCATCGGCCGCATTGCGTTCCGGCCCGGTCAACTTTCCGCCGCGTGCGCGTTCGATGTGATAGCGCGCACGCCCGTCGTTCTTCAGTTGATACAGCGCATAGCCCAGTTCAAGCCGGAAAACGGCATTTTCGGGATATTGCCGCACCAGCTTTTCCAGATACGGCAGAGCCGCCTGCGCGCGCTTGGCACGCATTAATTCTACCGCACGGGCCCAATCGGGCGGCACGTTGTCCTGCGCGCGCGCCATGGGCGCCGCCACAAGCAAAACCATCAGCAACAGTGCCAAAAGAAATTGGCCCCCCGCGAGGGGGGCCAGAGTTGTCGCTCTGAATAAGACTCGCTTCAATTTGGTGCCCGTCTTAATTCTTTTCGAGATAGAATTGGCCTCCACCCGCGATGGCGAAACCTACGCTGTCGCTGTCACCGACCAACATTGTGGCGGCACCTTGCGCACCTTCGGCATTGGCGCCGGTAAAGCTGCCGATCATGCCCAGCTCAACATCCGAGGATTCGTTGTTGATGCTTTCCGTCAATGTGCCGCGCAGGTTCGCGATCAGATTACCGGTGGTGATGGTGCCGCCGACCGGCAGGGCGATCGTCTGTTGCACAACAGTATTGGGGCTGCTCGAAGCTGCAGTGGTCAGCGTACCATCCAGAGTCACAGGATTACCGTCGTATTCGCCCTGGAAATTCGTGGCACTGCCACTGACGGTTTCGGCGTCCCAATTGGCGGTCAAATCGACATCGCCGATAATGTATCCGTTCTTGACACCACTCGCGTTGTCGACGGTTTCAACCTTGGCTTGGCCTGAATAATCCGATGTGCCTATCTGCTTTTCGGTCTGCGGACCAAGGTGCTGCACATTGCTCAGCGCGGCGTCGAAGGCGGCTGTTCCTCCACCACCGCCGCCACCGCCGCCACCGGCAACGGGGGTGCTGCCGTTTGAGCAGCCGACCAGCGCGGCACAAGCCATGATTGCGAAACCACCGCGAAGAAGAATATTTCTGTTCATGTTTTTCCCTTATTGGCCACAGGTTACGCGCCCTCGCTTTCGGGGTGCGATTTCAATTCCTTGACGAGTCTAAGACTCCTCGCGGATACCTGAGCCAATAATGGCGTTGTTGTGCGCTTAAGCACTCCCCCGTTCGGGGGAAATCGGGTTATTCGGTTTCGAAATCGTCGGTTAGCAGGCCCAGACGGCTTGCATGGATCGCAGCCTCGGCGCGATTTGAGATTTCGAGCTTGCGGTAAACCGATTTGATGTGGGTGATCACCGTGCTTTCGGCCAAGCCGAAATCCTGTGCCACCTCGGACACCCGCAGACCCCGCGCAATCTGACGCAGAACTTCGGTTTCGCGTTTGGTCAGCTTGACACCCGGCTCGAAATTGGGGCCGGTCAATTGGAAATGATGCATGATCCGCCGCGCAATCTGGGGGGACAGGGGGGGAATACCTGTCAGCAGCAGGCGCAGATGATGCTCCAGCATTTCCTGCGGATCGCTTTTCAGCAGATAGCCTTGCGCCCCCGCCGCCAACGCCGACACGATGGCGGAATCTGCAGCCATGACTGTGGTCACCACACACATGCAATCGGGTTGCTCGGCCTGCAACCTGCGCAACAGGGTCGTGCCTTCGCCGTCCGGCAGGCTGAGATCGACCAGCGCCAGATCAAACCGGTCACGCTGGCAGGCGTGCTCGGCGCCGCGCACGGTGGCTTCCTTGACGATATGGGGTGCCTCGAAGATGCGTGCGACGATTCCAGCCAGCCATTCGCGCGATTGCCGCACGTCCTCCAGGATCAGGATGTTCTTGATTTTACCGCTACCTGTCGTCATTGCGCCACGTGTCGCATGCGCGCCTTGTCCGGGGATAGCGGCAGCATGACGGTGATCAGCGTGCCTTTGCCCGCTGCTGCGTGCCCGACGACGCTGTGTCCCGCCAGAGCCACAGCGCGTTCGAGGATATTGGGAATGCCGTTACCGCCTCTGCCCAGCGTGGTCGCGTCTACTCCTTTGCCATCGTCCGCGACCGTCAGGGTGATCGTGGAATCGTCCACATCGATACTCACTTCGGCTGTAATGGCCTGTGAATGGCGCAGGATGTTTGACACCGCTTCGCGCAGGATCGAGCGCAGGCCGTTGACCAGAACAAACGGGATGACCGGACCCTCCGGCCCGATCATCGGCAGCGCCCCGTTGCAACCACCCGCCGCGAAATCCGGGCTATGCCATTTCAACGTCACGCCATGCGCCTCCAGCCGTCCAGCGGTTTCAGTGCGCAGATCGGCCAACAGTGGTGCCAGGGTGAATTCGGCCTGAAAGCCATCGTTGATGATAGCACGCAGGTCGCTCAGGCTGTCACGCAGCAGATCATCCTTGCGGCTTACCTCCGGGCTGTGCAGCGCGCTGAGAAGTTGCGCGCCGATGTTATCATGCACATCGCGGCTGATCCGGTCGCGTTCCAGAGTGGCACCGCGTTCATAGGCGCGACGGCTTTCGGCGGCCAGATCGTGGGTTTGGACGGCATTGGCTGCTATCTCAATATCTTCGGGTGAAAACAGCCGCCTGCCTTTTTGCGCATAGCGAAGTCGGCGCGCGCTGATCCCGTCAACCGACGGGATCAGCAACGCCAATCCGTTTTCATCAATGCGCGGTGCGCTTATCTTCATGTCCAGCTTCTCGACCGGAGATAGGGGCTGAAACACCTTCTCCAACAGTTTATCCCACCGCTCCGCTTGTTCGCGTGGCGTCGGCGACAAAGCCGTGCCGATAATGTCGGCCATCCGCCCCGACAGGCTGGCCTTGTGGCGTAGTAGCAAAAACTTCAGAAGTATCTGGCGCAACGGGAAATAGAGGAACCCGGCAAGCAAAAGTGCAAGGCCCATCGACACCCACGGTTGCGTCTGTAAAAGCCGGATCACCGCAAGGTCCAGCACCACGATCAAGATCATCCCGCTGAGCCACAGCCATATGTAATAGGACCACCGGTCAAGGTTGAACACCTTGTAGCGCATGACACCCAAGGCAAGCCCGATATGCATTATATTGAAAAACCCAAAGGCATAGCCCTGGCTGATCAGCCCCTCGTCGGCAAGTCCCAGAGTTACTGGCGCGGAACTGAGCATGACAAACAACGCACAGCCGATCAGAGACACCAATATAAACCAACGCAACCCGGCCCGGTTCAGCGGTTCGCGGCGGCTTTTCACCCATTGAAGCACGCCCAGAATGGTCGCAATCAGCATTTCGGTCAGGATCACCAAACCGATCATGTTGTCAGGGCCGACCTGTGCGATGTTACAGGCAATTCCAGCCCCGAACACCACCGTCGGAATCACAAGCCAGACAGGGCGGAACAGCGGCTTGGGATATTGCGCAAACAGCCCGACCAG
This window of the Rhodobacteraceae bacterium LMO-JJ12 genome carries:
- a CDS encoding flagellar hook protein FlgE, producing MTISSSLNAGVAGLSANATRLATISDNIANSATFGYKRSETDFHSMVISSTRGTYSAGGVRTTTQRLIDQRGALVATSNPTDLAVRGRGMLPVARASEIHANNGSPQMYLSTTGSFRTDDEGYLVTESGLVLMGWPALPDGSVPTFPRDTSDGLEPVKINVNQFSGEPTTHINLGVNLPATETEAGADGINSELSIEYFDNLGTSENIAIEFAPTVPGTGSSNEWTMTITDTATPGTVIGEYILTFDDSQAAGGTLLSVATTSGGAYDPATGALIVNVAGGPMEIDIGLLGASNGMTQLSDSFAPVSISKDGYPVGNMTSVEVDPNGFVHAFFDTGITRTIYQIPLVDLPNPNGLVTLDSQTYLPSPDSGSFFLWDAGDGPTGDIVSFAREESTTDVAGELTDMIKTQRAYSSNAKVIQTVDEMLQETTNIKR
- a CDS encoding OmpA family protein, with amino-acid sequence MSAHSNAAPVIIKRKKVIAGGGHHGGAWKVAYADFVTAMMAFFLLMWLLSATTEKQRKGVADYFSPTIPINRVSGGGDGAFGGESVFSELTLPQNGMGASNLRPTEAQQARGENGVSKDDADGQSHNRQAETAAFEALEVALRSFSGESNAAKSRLRHIITRVTDEGMIIEIFDLDEVAMFDPETDTPTRALKDLADMLVRILPLVENNLAIGGHTRAKPIVLANNPVWDLSTARAHAMRRLLQTTGLDGRRVQRVTGHADKSPAVRNPMAVRNNRLEITLLRSHH
- a CDS encoding LacI family DNA-binding transcriptional regulator; the encoded protein is MTIDDKRPLTLRDVSEACGVSEMTVSRVLRNRGDVSDATREKVLRTAKRLGYVPNKIAGALASQRVNLVGVIIPSMSNMVFPEVMTGISRTLEDTDLQPVVGITDYLPEKEERVLYEMLSWRPSGVIIAGLEHSEASRAMLRTSGIPVVEIMDVDGMPIDTMVGISHRVAGRKMGEAIVAQGYRKIAFLGTKMPLDHRARKRFEGFTQALAKAGVEIADQEFYSGGSALAKGREMTETVLSRTPDLDFIYYSNDMIGAGGLLYLLEKGIDVPGQIGLAGFNGVELLQGLPKQLATMDACRFEIGQKAAEIILERSRSTSTDIPDNKIELSPKIEPGNTLLRN
- a CDS encoding surface lipoprotein assembly modifier, which encodes MVLLVAAPMARAQDNVPPDWARAVELMRAKRAQAALPYLEKLVRQYPENAVFRLELGYALYQLKNDGRARYHIERARGGKLTGPERNAADGILNQIARRKVWSVRLGFSIEPATNAGKGTVASTIAIDGLVLTIPDTLRTQQATGAILSAGFSVRPRFNETLSANLSLDGVVRYYENQRLRETLVLGRAGLRRDIRANTWVEGGLVAGKEYAAGSPYSHRYGVYAAAHTPLGRRAFARVGFEHYRVAHDSFTLADGPRTLLSGNLSFALNPQTVLRAKAFVLHTDAAAPLQAGVKGALSLGASYAFKGGLVAGLDITAGIDRRDGFSIIAGARREDRSLSIEAEFYNSTLKVGRFLPVIKVKHERNRSNIALNSYSNTAITLGIRTTY
- a CDS encoding response regulator transcription factor; this encodes MTTGSGKIKNILILEDVRQSREWLAGIVARIFEAPHIVKEATVRGAEHACQRDRFDLALVDLSLPDGEGTTLLRRLQAEQPDCMCVVTTVMAADSAIVSALAAGAQGYLLKSDPQEMLEHHLRLLLTGIPPLSPQIARRIMHHFQLTGPNFEPGVKLTKRETEVLRQIARGLRVSEVAQDFGLAESTVITHIKSVYRKLEISNRAEAAIHASRLGLLTDDFETE